The genomic segment CGGCCAGTGCCGCTCGGGCCACCTCGGCAACGCCAACACGTACTCGCGGGCCAAGTGCAACAACGGCTGGTGCGCGATCATCTACACCCTTTATTTCGAGAAGGACATGAGCTGCCGCGACTGCACGCGAACGTCGCACCGCCATGACTGGGAGTCGGCGGTGATCTGGGTGCGGCAGGGCTCGGGCACGCCCTCGTACGCGTCCGTCTCCCATCACGGCGACTACACGACCTCGCAGTTCAGCGCGGTCCCGAGGGACGGGGTCCGCCTCAAGGTCGTCTACCACAAGGAGGGCAACTTGTGGGACACCCACTCGTTCCGCTTCGCCGGGGCGGGCGAGGTGGCGGAGGCCTGGGGCGACGGCGGCTGGGACTTCCCGCGCCTGGTGACCTGGACCAGGTTCCCGGCCGGCAACAACGGCGTGAACCTCCAGGACCGCATGCAGAACGCCACGTGGGGCGACGCGAACTTCCCGCTGAAGGACGGCCGCTTCAACGACGAGCTCAGCAGGGCCAA from the Streptomyces sp. NBC_00310 genome contains:
- a CDS encoding NPP1 family protein; this translates as MSHAVMSRGKNRGTSLLGRFGRAAVVAVSAAALLIGMTSSAHAGVLTPLPESTTPFQRTFQPVFDYDSDGCLPVAAIDINGKLNGGLDDSGSVTGQCRSGHLGNANTYSRAKCNNGWCAIIYTLYFEKDMSCRDCTRTSHRHDWESAVIWVRQGSGTPSYASVSHHGDYTTSQFSAVPRDGVRLKVVYHKEGNLWDTHSFRFAGAGEVAEAWGDGGWDFPRLVTWTRFPAGNNGVNLQDRMQNATWGDANFPLKDGRFNDELSRAKKQAAAGIPFDPYGAG